A region of the Thermodesulfobacteriota bacterium genome:
GTAATCTCCCCCAGCGCCTCAGATTCAACCTCTTTAACAGAAACTCGCCATTTATAACCGGAAAATTCTGTTGTAAAATCACCGGAATCATCACCAAGTTCATCAACCGGTTTGGTTTCAATTTCCGTCAAAACCTTTTTTGCCAGCATGGGAGCGGTGGTCTGAAACCTTGAAATGAAATTCATACCGATGGTCTGTGCATGCATTCGATATACACTTACAAGTACAATGGCGATGATTGATGTCGCCACCATAATTTCAAGGAGGGTAAATCCGCTGTTTGATCTGTATGTTTTTGTGTAAACTTTTTTTAAAAAAATAGTCATGAATTTTCAAAATCTACATATTTTTGATACAGTTTTACCTTGGGAAGAAACGGCTCAATTAAGAAAGAGATCTTTTGCTCATCGTCCCCTTGAATGTGGATGAGCGCCTTGTCCGAGTGACCTGTTCTGTAAAAGCAAATATCCGCCTGTCCTCCAGATACGATTCCCCTTTGCGGGAATTCCACATTAATTATTTTTACATCTTGCGGAATTTGAAATCCTTTTTCATGTGCCCGGTGAAGATCCTCCTCCGTCATTGTTTCATCTGACACCCACACTTTTTTTGAATCCATATTGACGTGCAGAATGCACAGCTTTTGTCTAGATGTAGAATACTCTTTTAAAACCCTCACTTTTCCTATAATCCACCTGGAGGTATTATTTACATTATCTGTCAGTACTGCGTTTCGCAACCGGGGAACAGCAAAAAAAAGCATAATAC
Encoded here:
- a CDS encoding prepilin-type N-terminal cleavage/methylation domain-containing protein, which translates into the protein MTIFLKKVYTKTYRSNSGFTLLEIMVATSIIAIVLVSVYRMHAQTIGMNFISRFQTTAPMLAKKVLTEIETKPVDELGDDSGDFTTEFSGYKWRVSVKEVESEALGEITKDLRQIEVTISLNEDEDVYRIRLYKFFR
- a CDS encoding prepilin-type N-terminal cleavage/methylation domain-containing protein, translating into MKPEQNSGFTLIEITVVISLISIMLFFAVPRLRNAVLTDNVNNTSRWIIGKVRVLKEYSTSRQKLCILHVNMDSKKVWVSDETMTEEDLHRAHEKGFQIPQDVKIINVEFPQRGIVSGGQADICFYRTGHSDKALIHIQGDDEQKISFLIEPFLPKVKLYQKYVDFENS